From the Ruminiclostridium josui JCM 17888 genome, one window contains:
- a CDS encoding ATP-binding protein has translation MADITEIRELAKKLNLWNIARGYIDLNDEKLSNLDYLQMILQKELEIRARQKQIKLRRASKLPNKVFDASNLNKGLEWQIKQLSHLTWLNEEQNIILLGKCGTGKTSLAVHLGETAIDNGHKTYYASIDVFIYIVENKDINPKAGATFSYMRECDLIIIDDVFYLEPTRSELQAFYRAVTFLNETRSIIFITNREISTWLYVVEDKHLCQTLLDRITANCQIIRLTDR, from the coding sequence ATGGCTGATATAACTGAAATCCGCGAGTTGGCTAAGAAGCTAAATCTATGGAATATTGCCAGGGGATATATTGATTTGAATGATGAGAAACTGTCCAACCTAGATTATCTTCAAATGATATTACAAAAAGAACTAGAGATACGAGCCAGACAAAAACAGATCAAGCTAAGAAGGGCAAGCAAACTTCCCAACAAAGTATTTGATGCATCGAATTTAAACAAAGGTTTGGAATGGCAGATAAAACAATTATCCCATCTGACGTGGCTCAATGAAGAACAAAACATTATTCTGCTTGGTAAATGCGGGACAGGCAAAACTAGTCTTGCAGTTCATCTTGGAGAAACAGCGATCGACAATGGACATAAAACTTACTATGCATCCATTGATGTTTTTATATATATTGTAGAGAACAAAGATATAAACCCAAAAGCAGGCGCAACCTTCTCCTATATGCGGGAATGCGACTTGATTATTATTGATGATGTATTTTATCTAGAACCAACCAGGTCAGAGTTGCAGGCTTTTTATCGAGCAGTTACCTTTCTTAATGAAACAAGAAGTATCATTTTTATTACCAATCGAGAAATATCTACATGGTTATATGTAGTGGAAGACAAACATCTTTGTCAGACTCTGTTAGATAGAATAACAGCAAATTGTCAGATCATTCGCTTGACTGACAGATAA
- the istA gene encoding IS21 family transposase, with translation MIGIEQYQKIQEYKALGLAQTKTAKALGLTYTSVSKYWNMSKEDYAREAEQEKYHMDNYRQYILEQLKICPQIRDTNIYLKLMEAFPDLQVKRATFYRYMKALREQHGYQHTSKQKISPREVSPPGYEAQADFGQYKLKDMYGRIVRVYSFCMVLSYSRMKFVCFSPDPFTTETAIKAHNYAFQYFGGRPQTILYDLDRVYVVSENLGNIIFVPAFEEYVKRIGYSVSLCRPRDPQSKGKVEEVIGYVKQSFLEGRVYTGIDSLNSAALAWLDREGNGRVHTVTRKVPREMFIEEQKQLFHVKPYSEVSSTVASFDSNGVVSYKGNRYQIDVGVMDAHQRIRIEDDGKILLFYDTDTNELLAKYPVTEDTGQIFKAEEKNNRNRVSHALIKQYFAEHEIAQEFIRRMEQEQTKYFNSHCIRLNRMTKFYSMEQMLDGIRYCIETERCNAYELLAYIMYKHGEQIAKKFLPNQQYFNHLTRSKEIRREIDG, from the coding sequence ATGATCGGTATCGAGCAATATCAAAAAATCCAGGAATACAAAGCACTTGGACTTGCCCAGACCAAAACTGCTAAAGCGCTGGGGCTCACCTATACTTCTGTCAGTAAATACTGGAATATGAGCAAAGAAGATTATGCCAGGGAAGCTGAGCAGGAAAAGTATCATATGGATAATTATCGACAGTACATATTAGAGCAATTGAAAATATGCCCACAAATCCGGGATACGAATATCTATCTCAAATTAATGGAAGCTTTTCCTGATTTACAAGTTAAACGAGCTACTTTCTATCGCTATATGAAAGCCCTAAGGGAACAGCATGGGTATCAGCATACCAGTAAGCAGAAAATCTCGCCACGTGAAGTCTCGCCACCAGGATATGAAGCTCAGGCTGATTTTGGTCAATATAAACTTAAAGATATGTATGGACGAATTGTGCGGGTATATTCCTTTTGCATGGTTCTGAGTTATAGCAGAATGAAATTTGTTTGCTTTTCACCGGATCCCTTCACGACCGAAACAGCCATAAAAGCTCATAACTATGCATTTCAATATTTTGGAGGAAGACCACAGACAATTCTATATGATCTTGATCGGGTCTATGTGGTTAGCGAAAATCTAGGTAATATTATATTTGTACCGGCCTTTGAAGAATATGTAAAGCGTATCGGCTACAGTGTTTCATTATGCAGGCCAAGAGATCCTCAGAGTAAAGGCAAGGTAGAAGAGGTCATTGGATATGTTAAGCAAAGTTTTCTGGAGGGGAGGGTATATACCGGAATTGACAGTCTTAACAGTGCAGCTCTTGCATGGTTGGATAGAGAAGGCAACGGGAGAGTTCATACTGTGACTAGAAAAGTGCCACGAGAAATGTTTATTGAAGAACAAAAACAGCTTTTTCATGTTAAACCATATTCAGAGGTATCAAGTACTGTAGCATCCTTTGATTCCAATGGAGTGGTCAGCTATAAAGGGAATCGTTATCAGATTGATGTCGGTGTGATGGATGCACATCAACGCATACGTATAGAGGATGATGGTAAAATACTTCTATTTTATGATACCGATACTAATGAATTATTAGCTAAGTATCCAGTAACAGAAGATACTGGACAGATATTCAAAGCTGAGGAAAAAAACAACAGAAACAGGGTTTCTCATGCTCTTATAAAACAATATTTTGCAGAGCATGAAATCGCTCAGGAATTTATACGGCGGATGGAACAAGAACAAACAAAATATTTTAATAGCCATTGCATTCGCTTAAATCGCATGACGAAGTTTTATTCGATGGAGCAAATGCTTGATGGGATAAGATACTGTATTGAGACTGAACGCTGCAATGCCTATGAACTTTTGGCTTACATAATGTATAAGCATGGTGAGCAGATAGCAAAGAAGTTCTTACCAAATCAACAGTATTTCAACCATCTGACACGTAGCAAGGAGATAAGGAGGGAAATCGATGGCTGA
- the drmB gene encoding DUF1998 domain-containing protein, with protein sequence MVNKIKEKVDLNKVTHSVRATQAVLQYGVGAMVDFPDQTLITAAPEYWSGKLRIDDERFAKALGVDYFAMPVDISYMRFPEWYFCPKCRKFQPITQWVNEYKKRSKARTLENDEHMVRHMQCLECRQDLVVARIVTVCEHGHINDFPWIKWVHIQSKKPICANPTLKFKTGASGSEGLEGLNIACSCGASTTLRGAFDKDCFEKFDKASGSNDFRCEGNHPHKHIKEKCDCYPRTVQRGSSSVYFPVVYSSLVIPPYADKLNAQIEKSKAFADCLTIIEDEEPGDKINTIKSRLPRWTKKIALEIGAAESEIESILIRKWLDCYESEIDVTSVKYRADEYAALSGKVSSSSGLFGDFSREEMPIDEYHLPHIKSISLIDKVKVVNALIGFSRINPVVGKNDAGFVHVKEPDTRWYPAYEVRGEGIFIEFAQNDIDEWILNNPSVIERVHRINENYAMSFIGQGNPRTISPKFILLHTISHLLIRQLSFECGYSIANLSERIYCAEESEGKQMAGIFIYTASGDSEGTLGGLVRQGKSDAFPRIFRKAIAGAKACSNDPVCILSQGQGLESLNLAACHTCVLLPETCCEERNGFLDRGMLIGTFEDRGIGFYSELLQK encoded by the coding sequence ATGGTAAATAAAATCAAAGAAAAAGTCGATCTTAATAAAGTTACACATTCGGTGCGCGCTACCCAAGCCGTTCTGCAATATGGGGTTGGTGCTATGGTTGACTTTCCTGATCAGACTCTTATTACGGCGGCGCCGGAATACTGGAGTGGAAAATTGAGAATCGATGACGAACGGTTTGCAAAGGCACTTGGCGTAGACTATTTTGCGATGCCTGTAGATATATCATATATGAGATTTCCTGAATGGTATTTTTGCCCGAAGTGCCGAAAGTTTCAGCCTATAACTCAGTGGGTTAATGAATATAAGAAACGATCAAAGGCTAGAACACTTGAAAATGATGAGCATATGGTAAGGCACATGCAATGTTTGGAATGCCGTCAAGATTTGGTTGTAGCTAGAATCGTTACTGTTTGCGAACACGGTCATATTAATGATTTTCCTTGGATTAAATGGGTGCATATACAAAGCAAAAAACCGATATGTGCCAACCCTACCCTAAAGTTTAAAACAGGTGCTTCAGGAAGTGAAGGTCTGGAAGGATTGAATATAGCTTGTTCTTGCGGCGCCTCAACGACTCTTAGGGGTGCCTTTGATAAGGACTGTTTTGAAAAATTTGATAAAGCATCAGGATCGAATGATTTCCGTTGTGAAGGTAATCACCCTCACAAACATATCAAAGAAAAATGTGATTGCTATCCGCGAACTGTACAACGAGGCTCATCATCGGTGTATTTTCCTGTGGTATATAGCTCTCTTGTGATTCCTCCATATGCGGATAAGCTAAATGCTCAAATAGAAAAAAGTAAAGCTTTTGCAGATTGTTTGACCATTATTGAGGACGAAGAACCTGGGGATAAAATTAATACTATAAAAAGTCGATTGCCAAGATGGACGAAAAAAATTGCATTGGAAATAGGTGCTGCAGAATCTGAAATAGAGAGTATTCTAATTAGAAAATGGCTTGATTGTTATGAATCTGAAATTGATGTAACGAGCGTAAAGTATCGTGCTGATGAATATGCAGCATTAAGCGGAAAAGTGTCCTCTTCATCCGGGTTATTTGGTGATTTTTCAAGAGAAGAAATGCCAATAGATGAGTATCATCTTCCTCACATCAAGTCTATTTCACTTATCGATAAAGTTAAAGTCGTAAATGCTCTAATCGGATTTTCACGAATCAATCCTGTTGTTGGGAAGAATGATGCGGGTTTTGTCCATGTAAAAGAACCAGATACTCGATGGTATCCTGCTTATGAGGTTCGAGGGGAAGGAATATTCATTGAGTTTGCACAAAATGATATTGATGAATGGATTTTGAATAATCCTTCGGTAATTGAGCGCGTGCACCGAATTAATGAAAATTATGCTATGTCGTTTATTGGACAGGGCAACCCTCGAACCATATCCCCGAAGTTTATTTTGCTTCACACAATATCCCATTTGCTGATCAGGCAACTTAGTTTTGAGTGTGGTTATAGTATAGCGAATCTAAGCGAACGTATTTACTGCGCTGAGGAATCTGAAGGGAAACAAATGGCGGGGATATTTATTTATACAGCTAGCGGCGATTCTGAAGGCACATTAGGCGGACTAGTCAGACAAGGGAAATCGGATGCATTTCCGCGTATTTTTAGAAAAGCGATTGCTGGAGCAAAAGCATGTTCAAATGATCCTGTATGTATTCTAAGTCAAGGCCAAGGACTTGAATCCCTAAATCTTGCTGCTTGCCATACTTGTGTACTTTTACCAGAAACTTGTTGTGAAGAACGCAACGGATTTCTTGATCGAGGTATGCTTATTGGAACATTTGAAGATAGAGGCATAGGATTTTATAGCGAGTTACTGCAAAAATAA
- a CDS encoding helicase-related protein: protein MIAAREEYIQLTKSELLGPGSEFSIPDAEHELISSSPTSRYSVGILYPQGNEISQDNDETIPKEENGEGIAYEFEDSFTQNDEPNETITKAIRNCEYDETAQENLDEEISLSSQYMPSSMGITFIVRGKTDLVHGSADFATYRKAKVSDCIIPYVPDNSESYSIPPELEHKMVYDKELKIIKLISSINAKEVRDIFERDTIPENESFVLKRIAYRFVDFCRNGYVRVPHMVEFTLDFSQSDYIDNNRELDGTTAKITALRTRISDNLWSITVMLVNDLRETPAKPNNCIFQPFINVSSEKNEFVFVETELNDDPETMDDEEHSLELQYRHKKVYGTGLGVSVDWNINDEGKGSIWSEFFPIAEVAPMDFNLPVNDKISSEKLSMKYLSDLDPTDKSHKLFDLKSMVDLYKKWVEDLKNIAETLDIRYKSAAAKNIAECERACNRMYSGIKTLRDNDIAYNAFMLANRAMFMQRIHLKMQAETADKDRYPDDMQIASILSNMDYRKADDGDCKWRPFQIAFLLMDINSIVDDASPERDIVDLIWFPTGGGKTEAYLGLTAFTIFYRRLKHPKQSGGTAVMMRYTLRLLAAQQFTRASTLICACEYIRRDCEAKRHRYPSYMLGKEPVTIGLWIGGTHIPNRNEDAKFHLEKLLNVKEHYYVRSEKDRHNKFQVLKCPWCGTKLVKDEKDKKLVGKWGYSMRDNKHFYMFCPQDECDFTTRLPIQIIDEELYEDPPTLLFGTVDKFAMLPWDGRIGSFFATDTSNRTPELIIQDELHLISGALGTIVGLYETAVDALCSSKGIRPKIIASTATIRRAKEQCSVLYNREVVQFPAPGLNSDDSFFAREAKISYKEGVFGRKYVGIMPSGKTKAMTEIRVMAALLQRIYMMNLPDEVKDKMWTLTAYFNSLKDLGKASTLVEDDVKDFIIRTANRMFTSRRLIISADELTSRVTTTELNETLDKLEKVEYSRKNIDDKRYASNILLATNMISVGIDVARLNVMLMIGQPKLTSEYIQASSRVGRSFPGVVFVQYDATKNRDRSHYEQFRAYHESFYRFVEPTGATPFSKPARERALHALLVSIIRQQAGLNEDKDAVNFDSEYFSDIVSGAEQFILDRIKNINKRVDSGVNYDADEVKCEMSSFITEWQTKVDLCLEANVPLFFGRRFMVNPPGTDMKRLLKPYNTIGEDNSIETLTSMRNVDTPVKGKVIIWEG, encoded by the coding sequence ATGATTGCAGCTAGAGAAGAATATATTCAATTAACTAAGTCTGAGCTTCTAGGGCCTGGTTCGGAATTCAGCATACCTGATGCTGAACACGAGCTTATTTCAAGCAGCCCGACAAGCCGTTACTCAGTAGGTATATTATATCCGCAAGGGAACGAAATCAGTCAGGATAACGATGAAACCATACCAAAGGAAGAAAACGGTGAAGGAATCGCATACGAATTTGAGGATTCTTTTACGCAGAATGATGAACCGAATGAGACAATAACAAAAGCGATACGAAACTGTGAATACGACGAAACTGCTCAAGAAAACTTAGATGAAGAAATAAGCCTTTCTTCTCAGTATATGCCTTCGTCTATGGGGATAACTTTTATTGTAAGGGGAAAAACAGATTTAGTACATGGCAGTGCTGATTTTGCTACATATAGAAAAGCAAAAGTTTCCGACTGCATAATCCCTTATGTTCCAGATAATTCCGAAAGCTACTCCATACCACCTGAGCTTGAGCATAAAATGGTTTATGATAAAGAATTGAAGATAATTAAACTTATTTCTTCAATTAATGCAAAAGAAGTCAGAGACATCTTTGAAAGGGACACAATACCTGAGAATGAGTCTTTTGTATTAAAAAGAATAGCTTATCGTTTTGTTGATTTTTGTAGAAACGGTTATGTTCGTGTCCCCCATATGGTTGAGTTTACACTGGATTTTTCGCAAAGCGATTATATAGATAATAATAGAGAACTAGATGGTACAACTGCTAAAATCACGGCGTTGCGTACAAGAATCTCAGACAATCTATGGTCAATAACTGTTATGCTGGTTAACGATCTTAGGGAAACACCAGCAAAGCCCAACAATTGTATTTTTCAACCTTTTATTAACGTTTCATCTGAAAAGAATGAATTTGTATTTGTAGAAACGGAACTTAATGATGATCCGGAAACAATGGATGATGAAGAACATTCACTTGAGTTGCAATATCGACACAAAAAAGTGTATGGTACAGGTCTTGGTGTTTCAGTTGATTGGAATATCAATGATGAAGGTAAAGGCAGTATTTGGAGTGAATTCTTCCCGATAGCAGAGGTTGCGCCGATGGATTTCAACCTACCAGTAAATGATAAAATTAGTTCGGAAAAACTGTCAATGAAGTATTTGTCAGATTTAGATCCAACGGATAAATCGCATAAACTCTTCGATTTAAAAAGTATGGTTGACTTATATAAAAAATGGGTTGAAGATCTTAAAAATATTGCTGAAACACTTGATATACGATATAAATCGGCAGCAGCTAAAAATATTGCAGAATGCGAACGCGCTTGTAATCGAATGTATTCAGGAATTAAAACATTGCGAGATAATGATATTGCATATAATGCTTTTATGCTGGCAAACAGAGCAATGTTTATGCAAAGAATACACCTTAAAATGCAAGCAGAAACAGCCGACAAAGACCGTTATCCTGATGATATGCAAATTGCTTCAATTTTGAGTAATATGGATTATAGAAAAGCTGACGATGGAGATTGCAAATGGCGACCTTTTCAGATTGCATTTTTACTGATGGATATTAACTCAATAGTTGATGATGCATCGCCTGAACGTGACATTGTAGACCTTATTTGGTTTCCTACTGGCGGGGGTAAGACAGAGGCATATCTCGGGTTAACTGCATTTACGATTTTCTATCGTCGGTTAAAACACCCTAAACAATCAGGTGGTACTGCAGTGATGATGCGTTATACACTTCGTTTGCTTGCAGCTCAACAATTCACTCGTGCCTCTACATTGATATGTGCTTGCGAATATATCCGCAGAGATTGTGAAGCAAAACGCCACAGGTATCCTTCTTATATGTTAGGTAAAGAGCCAGTTACTATTGGCTTGTGGATAGGTGGAACTCATATTCCAAACAGAAATGAAGATGCAAAGTTTCATTTAGAAAAGTTGTTGAATGTAAAAGAGCATTACTATGTCCGGAGTGAGAAAGACAGACATAATAAATTCCAGGTATTAAAATGTCCTTGGTGCGGCACAAAACTTGTCAAAGATGAGAAGGACAAAAAACTTGTCGGTAAGTGGGGCTACAGTATGAGGGACAATAAGCATTTCTATATGTTTTGTCCGCAAGATGAATGCGATTTTACTACGCGATTGCCTATTCAAATAATTGATGAAGAACTATACGAAGATCCCCCAACATTGCTTTTCGGAACAGTGGACAAATTTGCAATGCTACCTTGGGACGGACGCATTGGATCATTCTTTGCAACAGACACTAGTAATCGTACGCCTGAATTGATTATTCAAGATGAACTTCACCTGATTTCAGGTGCACTCGGAACTATAGTAGGTCTGTATGAAACTGCTGTTGATGCTTTATGCAGCAGTAAAGGTATACGTCCCAAAATAATAGCTTCAACTGCAACAATACGCCGAGCTAAGGAGCAATGTTCTGTTCTGTATAATCGTGAAGTTGTTCAATTCCCTGCTCCTGGCTTAAATTCAGATGACTCATTTTTCGCCCGGGAAGCTAAAATATCATATAAAGAAGGCGTGTTCGGTCGGAAATATGTTGGGATTATGCCGTCTGGAAAAACAAAGGCTATGACTGAAATACGAGTTATGGCTGCTCTTTTACAAAGAATTTATATGATGAACCTACCAGATGAAGTAAAGGATAAAATGTGGACTTTAACAGCGTATTTTAACAGCCTTAAAGATCTTGGTAAAGCATCTACACTTGTAGAAGATGACGTCAAGGATTTTATTATTCGAACAGCAAATCGTATGTTCACATCGCGTAGGTTGATTATTAGTGCTGATGAATTGACAAGTCGTGTAACAACAACTGAGCTTAACGAAACATTAGACAAACTAGAAAAAGTGGAATATTCGAGGAAAAATATTGACGATAAACGTTATGCTTCTAATATTCTCCTGGCTACTAATATGATTTCTGTCGGCATAGATGTTGCTAGACTAAATGTTATGTTGATGATTGGGCAACCAAAGCTGACAAGTGAATATATTCAGGCATCCAGCCGTGTCGGACGCTCATTTCCGGGTGTGGTATTCGTGCAATACGATGCTACTAAGAATCGAGATCGTTCTCATTATGAACAATTCAGAGCATACCATGAGTCGTTTTATCGCTTTGTAGAGCCGACTGGAGCGACACCGTTTTCAAAACCCGCTCGAGAAAGAGCTCTACACGCCTTGCTTGTTTCGATTATACGGCAACAAGCTGGGTTGAACGAGGATAAGGACGCGGTGAACTTTGACAGTGAATACTTCTCAGATATTGTTTCAGGTGCAGAGCAGTTTATACTTGATAGAATTAAAAATATCAATAAACGTGTCGATAGCGGAGTGAATTATGATGCTGATGAAGTGAAATGCGAAATGAGCTCCTTCATTACTGAATGGCAAACGAAAGTTGATTTGTGTCTGGAAGCGAATGTACCATTATTTTTTGGACGTAGATTCATGGTCAATCCTCCTGGCACAGATATGAAACGCTTACTTAAACCGTATAATACTATTGGAGAAGACAATTCGATTGAAACTCTTACCTCTATGAGAAATGTAGATACTCCAGTTAAAGGTAAGGTTATTATTTGGGAGGGATAA
- a CDS encoding DrmE family protein: MTNDKKRFCLTDKCDIYFENSLISKELIVKKYAEFFMSVLSGNGHSVSVALHTGSICFDIVSFIMVALASVSFDRTNSESIIDSLNEGDIVLFRNGRYRWRGLDFRDGTQYITLEQDGRGKNGKTISWIPFEDNKNLIKPYYGTSSLTDGRGIRRQDNKRADFISHILGVPVTEVPSVTGASVVIVTERDTFARLSKGLRISYGDNMSVGLLDIVTASYYADSGEEYQLGNNPAKTEPVLKITRKISTARELVLEKHGNTTVGLMVIGADAVSNGASELIDLLGRKTLKFSHIAVEIDSECAKDIIESQGGAAVFACTRESLLQNSLPPQEINNLTLELDRQIENIVNNTVKTEIVDGGCSWENFRKIKEALYAIKNSEWNDDNKNSFLIKAYSLLNLLITAVFPIEKLEKAIENGMLKASVTSPAIRIRELRDLAENAESVEYHCIYVIDALEQLYKSCFADCSKYNALKRYLESSNAEKIALVVPKAYYVNILCEDEIFYRRGITIVTANRFDNSVCYDEIIAIGDFCGKRFDPVKCRAAENVIVLLYECETHWFKYKKYKAETFENKLNSRIGVIQDDLFDDDLENNEDKNNDLISFIDEEVGLEKYINNISILDINKYTSNVSGNAGDTLTSEVCAIGRFVSDEQVLFSKYYKAVVFDSVTGTVSEIAAESLSAGDQLVFLKRDGYARNMVDYIYENLQISGRLSSDVLDATEKASYWKDILREYKVIYDLSYRDIATRLQKLGSSLQEASIRQWLIEESHIVGPRDEITLRHIAQLTQDPYLLNDTHSYFEACRIVRRQRKEILELIGKAILDKLRGHKPPIGSILEIVYDNVENLSEILELATLNLLEEPVTVSANLINKPITDWEVTI, translated from the coding sequence ATGACAAATGATAAGAAGCGCTTTTGCTTAACTGATAAGTGCGACATATACTTTGAAAACTCGCTTATATCTAAAGAGCTAATTGTCAAAAAGTATGCCGAATTTTTCATGTCCGTTTTGTCTGGTAATGGCCATTCAGTCAGCGTAGCGTTGCATACGGGTTCCATTTGCTTTGATATTGTATCGTTTATTATGGTTGCATTAGCATCTGTATCGTTTGATAGGACTAACTCCGAATCGATTATTGATTCTTTAAATGAAGGTGATATTGTTCTGTTCAGAAATGGTCGGTATCGTTGGCGTGGATTGGATTTCAGAGATGGAACCCAATACATTACTCTAGAGCAGGATGGCAGAGGGAAAAACGGAAAAACAATTTCTTGGATTCCGTTTGAGGATAATAAAAACTTAATAAAACCCTACTATGGGACTTCAAGCTTGACCGACGGAAGAGGAATAAGGCGACAAGATAACAAAAGAGCTGATTTCATTTCGCATATATTAGGAGTTCCAGTAACAGAGGTGCCAAGTGTTACTGGTGCTTCTGTGGTTATTGTTACCGAACGTGACACTTTTGCCCGTTTATCTAAAGGTTTACGCATTTCTTATGGAGATAACATGAGCGTAGGATTGCTGGATATAGTTACAGCATCGTATTATGCGGACAGCGGTGAAGAATATCAACTAGGTAACAATCCAGCAAAAACAGAACCAGTATTGAAGATAACGAGGAAAATATCGACCGCTCGTGAGTTGGTGTTAGAGAAACATGGAAATACAACAGTCGGGTTGATGGTTATCGGTGCAGATGCAGTATCAAATGGTGCTTCCGAACTGATTGACCTCTTGGGAAGAAAAACTCTTAAATTTTCTCATATTGCGGTAGAAATTGATTCAGAATGTGCGAAAGATATTATTGAATCGCAGGGGGGAGCTGCAGTATTTGCGTGTACAAGGGAATCTCTGTTGCAAAATTCTCTTCCTCCACAAGAGATAAATAACCTAACCCTTGAACTTGACAGACAAATTGAGAATATTGTTAATAATACAGTTAAGACAGAGATTGTTGATGGCGGATGCTCATGGGAAAATTTTCGTAAAATCAAAGAAGCGTTATATGCAATAAAGAACTCTGAATGGAATGACGATAATAAGAACTCTTTTCTAATTAAAGCATATTCCCTCCTTAACCTCTTAATCACAGCTGTATTTCCTATTGAAAAACTCGAAAAAGCTATAGAAAACGGCATGTTGAAGGCCAGTGTGACTTCTCCTGCTATCCGGATCCGTGAACTTAGGGATTTAGCAGAAAATGCAGAATCTGTAGAATATCATTGTATATATGTTATCGATGCTTTAGAACAGTTGTACAAATCTTGCTTCGCAGATTGTTCTAAATATAATGCTTTAAAGCGATACCTCGAGTCTTCGAACGCAGAAAAAATTGCTCTTGTTGTACCAAAAGCATATTATGTCAATATCCTCTGTGAGGACGAAATATTTTACAGAAGAGGAATAACTATAGTAACCGCCAACCGTTTTGATAACTCTGTATGCTATGACGAGATCATAGCTATAGGTGATTTCTGCGGAAAACGGTTTGATCCGGTAAAATGTAGAGCGGCTGAAAATGTTATTGTATTGCTTTATGAATGCGAAACGCACTGGTTCAAGTACAAAAAATACAAAGCGGAAACTTTTGAGAATAAATTGAATTCCAGAATCGGTGTTATTCAAGATGATCTATTTGATGATGACCTGGAAAACAATGAAGATAAGAACAATGACTTAATCTCATTTATTGATGAGGAAGTGGGTTTGGAAAAGTATATAAATAATATAAGTATACTTGATATCAATAAGTATACTTCTAACGTTTCTGGCAATGCTGGAGACACATTAACATCCGAAGTATGCGCTATAGGGCGATTTGTAAGCGATGAACAAGTATTATTTTCCAAGTACTACAAAGCAGTTGTTTTTGATTCTGTAACTGGAACAGTATCTGAAATTGCTGCGGAAAGTCTTTCTGCAGGGGATCAGCTTGTATTTCTAAAACGAGACGGATATGCCAGAAATATGGTTGATTATATATATGAGAATTTACAGATAAGCGGTCGCTTAAGTTCAGATGTTTTGGATGCGACTGAAAAGGCATCTTATTGGAAAGATATTTTGCGCGAATACAAAGTAATTTATGACCTTTCATATAGGGATATTGCAACAAGGCTTCAAAAACTCGGAAGCTCATTACAAGAGGCTTCCATTCGTCAGTGGCTTATCGAAGAAAGTCATATAGTGGGGCCTCGAGATGAAATTACGTTAAGACATATAGCCCAACTTACTCAGGATCCATACCTTCTTAATGACACGCACAGTTATTTCGAAGCATGCCGCATTGTACGGCGGCAAAGAAAAGAAATACTAGAATTAATCGGAAAAGCTATTTTAGACAAGCTACGCGGACACAAACCACCTATAGGAAGTATTCTTGAAATAGTATACGATAATGTGGAAAATTTGTCTGAGATTTTAGAGTTGGCCACACTAAATTTGCTTGAAGAACCAGTTACTGTTTCTGCTAACTTAATCAATAAACCGATTACGGATTGGGAGGTTACAATATGA